One Jaculus jaculus isolate mJacJac1 chromosome 4, mJacJac1.mat.Y.cur, whole genome shotgun sequence genomic window, ATTAGTTCCTGTATCATTATGAAATGATCTTTTTGATTTCTGGTAATATGCCCTCTCATGTTTATTTAATGAAATTCTAGTAAAATCATACTAGACTTGAAAATTTTGGTAGATATTCATATGCCATATATTCTTTCCATTTTAATCTACCTTTGCTTTTATATTGGTTGGTATTTTGAGTTAGTTTATacttatatatactttttttaatgtACTGTGACAGTGTCCTTTTTAATTGAGGTATAAGATGTACcattttatttaatgtaattGTGTCTGAATTACTAACTATAAATTTATCACCtcaatgggtttttttttgttcaacTGACTTTTTCTAATCAATAATTagattttctcttatttatttatttattttgattattgacaacttctgtaattataggCTGTAAACCTTGGTAATTCCCTCTTCTCCCACACTTTCCACTTcacagttccattctccatcatatcccctccccctctcagtctctcttttattttgatctcatcatcttttccttctattttgagggtcttgtgtaagtagtgccaagacactgtaaggtcatggatatccatgccattttatgtctggaagactgcattgtaaagAATCTTGcctctcctttggctcttacattctttccgtcacctctttcgcaatggactctgagtcttggaaggtgtgatagagttgttttagtgatgagcactcctttgtcacttcttttcagcaccatggttccttctgagtcatcccaaggtcactgccacctgaaaagagaaggttctttaatcAGAAGtaacagtagcattaatacatgggtatgaacatttaagagaggtgcttaccagccagtttggtgagcataatatattcatctattcagacaccagcagatgttgcacccctaggtctcatgacttctcccgttataggttttcagtatcaggcatgtgttccctcctgtggagcgggcctccagtccaattagagtggatGATTTTCCCTATAACacacataccactattgcatctgttggctcatttggcctgagtggccaaacttaaggcttgcagtgtccactgttatttccACTGATAATTTCTCaatctcccatggagctgcatgcagcatagctttttccagctttctgtcagctgttttacatgaaggaggttttcagctcagctccagcaagacttCTCAAtaaccttgcagtccaagtatgtgtagtcttcagcagtagggtcttaaccatctattcctgatgggaaaccaagggcttcggcaatggcctataatgttttgggggcatctggaacctccctgaccaacaactcactggaaggatcccatctctggcactgaaaattttcaggtaacaatctatggcttctgggtgtcccattgtccaaaataggTTTGCATTTGACttcttcataccctcttagattttaattaacccTTCCCcaaccttcctttactcagtctcttcccctgatttCACTTAAgcctttccatccccagtaatctgttcttctacttacatatatgaaaCACCATCTCCTTAATCTTCCCCCTATCCCCTCACTTCTAGCCCCCTTCTAGGttagtggcctctgctacaaagtagatttttcttattttaatgggTGCTATGCATGCACTGTTTTACATACTCATTTTGTGCTCATAATACTAGTTTGCTCCTGCCATTATGAATATGTGGAATAGTAGCTCTCTTAGTCTACTCTTCCTAAGAGCTTATGACAGCCTGTTTTGGTTTGTATCagatgttcctcataaacttatgaGTTACAGTTGTTTGGTCCCAAACTGatagcaacttgggaggtggagtcttgcttgaggagatgtgttgttaggggtggactttgaggtttattagcccctagcttgccagtgttagtggGGTCACTGGTTTTCCTCCTGCTGTTTCAGAGGTCATGTCCAGCAtctatctgctcatgccattctatCCTCTGCCACACTGGAGCTTccgcttgagtctgtaagccaaattaaaagcTTTACTCTCATCAGCTGGTTTTGGtcgggtgctttatcccagcaataaggaggtaactgcaacataACTCTTTCCTACTAGGGAGAAAGGGTGCATTGTGTTGTTTGATCTATGTTTTTCTGAAATGATCATTGAGGGCTACCTCTTGATTTTATTCCCCTCTTATTTCCCCTCTTTAGGAATTAGAAATAAAGAAGATGGCCAAGATCGGTAATAAAGAAGCTTGCAGAGTTTTAGCTAAACAGCTTGTACATCTACGGAAACAGAAGACACGAACTTTTGCTGTTAGTTCCAAAGTCACTTCTATGTCCACACAGACAAAAGTGATGAATTCCCAGATGAAGATGGCTGGAGCCATGTCCACCACAGCGAAGGTTAGCATGTCCTTTGTACACTTAGGCTTATAATTTTAccaaagatatttaaatatttatgtataaataaCAGTTGAGGAATAATACTAGATAACCCAGATATTTACTTATAGATTAGCTGTTGGTGTGTTTTAATATAAAGTAAGGCCATTTCCATTTTCCTAAGATCACATGCAGCATAAAAGAGTATATACAATTAATTTATGATAGCActtgcttttttccccctaaatcattagaaaatttaaagatttattatttcaTGTCTACTGACTTTAGTTCCTCTTGACTGCCTTTTGTGACAGTATGAATTCAACAATATGAATATTGTCAGAAGGATTTAGTACTGGGCATTTTTCCAGAATTTATGCTtaattgtgtaaatcagtgtttACTGTTTAATTTGTAGGACTATGAGACTTTCAGTCATTTAATAAATAATGCTCTTATTGCTAGATATCATGTACTATGAGTAAATCAAAAACAGTTTTAGATAAAGGCCAAAGGCTACagatttttcactttatttaggACAGGTTAAGAAAGTCTGAGCAGGTAACTCACAGTTCTACAGAAGTCTGTGATAGGCTTTATGGTACTTGCATGGGTCTTTAAATAGGATGATCCAAAACCATTTGTAGAAAACTTAACATTATCACTGATACGAAGAGTGAAAGGAACAAATGAGGCAcagaaagtatttgaaaaaatgaTGTATACAGTAGATTTTAGAAACATAGTCATTACAAATACGTAGTCAGAAACACTGAGGTAGCAAATATGGAACCTTGCTCCTGAGGGACATTAGGTTAGCTGCCTGTGAGGGTTTTTTCATAATAGTTTTAGTCATCTGTCTATATACCTGTGTTTTCTCAGCTTTGTTTTGAGACACTAAAATTAATGCATAATTGTTTCATTGGCATTGAGCTCATGGGTGACCCATGAAAAGCCCACTCTCACTGTAGAGAATAAACTTTCATCTGTAGTAAGtggaattttatgtgggtgtATGTTCTGATCTGGAGTGCCAGGCTACTTCCAGAAAAGAGTACTATACAAACTGAGATCTGAAGTGCTGATAGTGAAAACAAGTGGATGTGAGCAAGTTCGCGTGATTGTCCTGTGACAGGTGAGAGCATGACACTTGAGTCAATGAAAGACTGATGACCTACAGGGTGCTGGTGGCAAGAGAGACTTTCTTTCTGAGATGTCGGTTGATGTTCTGTCTTACTGACAGATTTTCACATTTGGCTTTTGACACTACAGCAATAAAAAGGCACAAGAGTTAAGTGTAGAACTTTGGGAGAATATAGTATCAATACTTGAAAAGACTATTTTGTTCCACAGTATATACACAAATTGAGAAAAGAAGATGTTGTTTCCTTTATATATTTGAAACCAATTTgtttactgttgtatagaatcaTTTAATATGTGAAGGTAATACATCcatctacacatgcatgtgtattgcctcaaaaattttaagttttgagtctagagagatggcttagtggttgccaGCAAAGTACagaatgcaggtttgattccccaggacccatgtaaaaccagatgcacaggtggtgcatgtacctggaatttgtttttagtgcccagaggtcctggcacacccattcactctttctctctctgtctcttaaagtgtctttcaagtaaacaaataaaatatttttaaagtaattttttgtcCAAAGTAGACAATAGTATCTTCTGGtgaagtatattttatgtatgtagtatatatatttttgttaatgtttGAAAACATTTGTTGTTTCTTTAAACAAGTTGCAAatgtaatgataataaaatatgtttgttgGAATACTCTCTGTTCCTTTTCATTTAGACcataaaatttaatgaaaatttaaaaaaattaaaaatctgcaTATTGCGTACTCCCCACTAATGAGAAAATTCAGTATTTTTCATTTAGATAGCAGTGGATGTTGATAGCCTATTTTACTACATCATTTTTTTGTCTGCTATTCAGATTAGATTTTCACATGGTTTTTATTACACAGATGCTAAGTGGAAATTAAGTTTGTTTTTCCTAAAATACTTAATGCCTTATGGTTTGTCATGATTGGGAACATGTTCAAAATCCTGCCTGCAACTGGTGTGTTCCCTCCAGACTTACTCCATACTAATTTTCATGATCATGTAATTAACGTGGGTCTTTTCTTATTCTTAAAGACCATGCAGGCGGTGAACAAGAAGATGGATCCACAGAAAACATTACAGACGATGCAGAATTTCCAGAAGGAGAACATGAAAATGGAGATGACTGAAGAAATGAGTAAGTTTGTGACATTCTAATACAGTGATTGATTCATCATGTAATGCCAGGTACAGTTTCTTATCTTTGAGTTAGCCAAAGCCAGCTACTAGGAATGTCATGATCTTACACATGAAGGGACAATGAAACAAGAAGTGATAAACCATGGATGGCATGTTCACGATTACCATGACTTCAATGTTTTTATATTAACGTAGCTTAAGTTTCAACATTCTACAGTGTTTTAGTTGAggggaaattataaaatttgttaaACCATATTTCCATTTGCTGTTGGCCTCAGTAATCCTTAACTGATTGATTGGTATTCAAGAACAACCTACAATTTCAGAGTCAggtatgatttttttgaaaatatgctTTTCTTGTCACAGAAATATTCTAtaatattctgttttctttttatgtagaAACTAATTAGATATAAGAAAATgttgaagagaaggaaaacagcATAAGTAACATCATTTTACTTACTACCTGGATATGACTACTGTCTATTACTTTCCTATAGTTTCCTATATTTGTAAAAGGATAAACACGTTGTATTGAAAATCATGAATCTCGTCCTACTCTTCAAAAGCACAATAgtataatataaacatatatccaagctgggcatggtggcacatgcctttaattccagcacttgggaggcagaggtaggaggattgctgtgagtttgagactagcctgagatgacatagtgaattccaggtcagcctgggctagggtgagaccctacctcaaaaaacaaaatgaatgaatgaataaataaataaaacaaaacatatatccAAGACCATAAATGTTCCctgaagtctttttctttttaaaatattttatttttttgtttatatatttgacagggaaagagggagggaaggaggaagagagagagagagaatgggcatactaggacctccagccactgcaaacaaactccagatgcatgctctaccttgtgcatctggctaacatgggtcctagggaatcaaacctgggtcctttggctttgcaggcaaacaccttaaccattggagccatccctccaacctggaAGTCTTTGTCTCAACAGTAGGTATATTACTGGgtgggggatgtggctcagtgggacaGCATTTACCTAGCTTGCacaatgccctgggtttgatccccaatattgcaaaaatgaataacaaaaagGAAGTTAGAAATAGTTTTAGTATATCAAGCATTACCCtaatttccccttttttattaagCTATTTTTACATTCTTGAATAAAATTAGTTTAGAATGTCAGTATATTTGATGATCTTTGAAAGAATATGTTAGTATATTACTTTTACTGATCACATTAAACCAGATTTATTTATAaggcttttggtttttggctcATCCTGCCAAATTCTTCCCAGAAAGAATGCATCCATGTGTATTTTGCCAGTTATGAGTAAGTGACTTGTACCACATCCTGGTCAATACTATTTATTTGTCACACTTTTAATGTGAAAAACACAATTTCCTCAGGGTTATTGCAACATTGTCggtgattttttttcagtgactggaAGAATTATCACATACATTAATGATAGTATCTACCATGTTTATGTGAATTCCAGTGTTGGCAGAGGTTTGGTCTGGTCTTAGAGGAATTAACATTTTTGTTAAGCTGGAGTAAAAAGAATTGATAATCACTTACTACATTATATAGCTATCATAGTTAACCCATCCTGTGCTTTAGTACTTTGTGTATCATTTGAAAATAATAGCAGCTATTGtggtaacttattttttttcaaaattgtgaTATAGTATGCCTTAACAAaatcttcattaaaaaataaaagtgtaaatTAGCATAGTTTTTCCAGCTAAAATCTGTATTTTACCATATTGCTTCAAAATTTGTTCACATTCAAACTTTGTAAACAAAGTTATTAGAATATTTACATTATCTTTGTTAAGAGTTTTGctattcatatcattttctgttaACTGCTGATAAATACTTCTgtagttcttctcttttgtcaCCATCTTTCATCTTTTCTGTGTCTGACCCAGACTTTGCACCTCCCTTGTTACTCTTGCCATTCAGATAACACACAGCTCCCATAATTTTTTAGAAGCGTACCACTAGAGTATGCTAAACAGATCTTTCAGTGATTTCTTGCTGACCACAAGGCAAGAACCAAAAtcacaattaaattaaaaagaacaaagtaaaaacaagcaataagcagaaaaagtagttttccagcaaaaaatctttattttgccAGTAAGAGTACTGAGCCCCAGAGAGATAAAATGACTTTCTCCCAAAGTTGTTTAAGCACTAAATGTAATAACTGAGATTCAAATTCATCTCTTAATGTGCTCAGACATGGTATTCTATAATATTTCATTTGTTGCAGTACGCTATTCAGCTTTTTGATGAATTTACTCTATACTGTTAAAGTAACATAATGAACACTGAGCTTTCTTTGTAGTGTCAGCAACACCAGGTGCAGTGGTAAATCAGGGAGAGGCAGGTCTGGGGTATCACAGAGGAGACTCTCAATCGTTCCTGTCTGCTTCATGCATGAGATCTGTGACCCAGAATAATGGAAAATGTGCCTTATGAGATGGCTTATCATCTCATGGTGAAGAGAACATTAACCTTACAAAAGGTTTGGTCAGATTGTCCCCTACCTCATGTGGCGTCTTCCAGGGAGTCATGGCTAATAAGCTCATAGACTGCTAACTATTGCAGTACTAAATAGAACTTGCTAAGAGCACTTGCGGTGTGCACAGCTATTACTCAGTCTATTACCAGGAGCCTCTTTATTGTCATGGTTACAAGGAGATTAGACGAGGTTATTTGTCTTTCTTCCCCTGTTGATTTTCCGTGAATATTCAAGGGAGATGCTACTGTAGGTCAgttgcttttatttaatttttcttcttcctagcTATTTTCCATTCATCTACTTGAAGAACAACCAAATAAAAGAATGTCCTCTCCTGTCCATGTCTCTATtgcttctccatctctctctagtcAAATCTCCTTCCATGTTCACAGTTAAATGCAACCTTTTCCCTCTGAAATTGTAAACTTAAGgctttatcttttgttttatacTCAAGAGTAAACTACGTATGTCTTCATCTTTCATCTTCCCTCCCATTGTGCTTATCATTCCATATAGGTGCCCAGCTTCAGGAgtaagtgaaaacaaaaaaattccttccCCATAACACAACATAATGGCCTCTATTAAAGAGGTTTTATAGGAATATTTTGGAtaggaaatgaaagaaggaaggattatAACACAGTGTTATAAAGTTAAATTGGATAGCATCctgaaaaatttaataaaataatgttgCATAAATTTATTGAAATAGTCTTCCTATATCTTgagtataaaacataaaaaataaggaaatgtaATAATGGATATGAAAAGAATAATTTTTCTCCTAAATATTAATAGTGAATTGGTGTCTTACATTTTTCCTAGTTAAACAGCAATGAGCTCAGTAAATATAATCTGTAGACCATATTTTAAATCTTTAGCATATACGTCTATCATATAGACTTTTATAATTGAAGTTAtaactttttaattcattttttatggtTCTGTGAACTGATACCAGGAGCTTATACATACTAGGCAGCACACTACTGTTGAGCTATCATAATCTCAGCCctaaatacatattatttttaaagtcaggACATTTCTTTTATCATAAGTGTGTTTGTGTTGAAATGACATTTCCAATTTTAGTGGCTCAAAAAGTGTATATATCAGTATACCTCATTGGCATTTGAAATTGTTTTATAACTTGTTGGTTCACCCAAATTTGTTTTCTGTAACAtgaaaaatatgtatacatagtttgactatattcagaaaatcataaatctAACTGGTAATCTACTTGAAAATGATTCCTTGTCCCACCTTTCTCCCCATCCTAGTCAATGACACCCTTGATGACATCTTTGATGGCTCTGATGATGAAGAAGAAAGCCAGGACATTGTGAACCAAGTTCTTGATGAAATTGGGATTGAAATCTCTGGAAAGGTGCAGATAGTCTCTTTTTCTCAGATTAAAGTAGTTTCTACATTCTCAGTTGTTTCAAGTTCTCCTCTAGCATTACCTGAGTGTTTTCATATTTGTGTCTAAAGTAAATTACTTTGGAGATATCTCTTGTCCTAGCCTGAATGTTTGCTAATGCATCgttttcctctcttctccactGTAGATGGCCAAAGCACCGTCCGCTGCCCGAAGCTTACCATCTGCCTCCACTTCAAAGGCTACAATCTCCGATGAAGAGATTGAAAGGCAACTGAAAGCATTAGGGGTAGATTAGCAGAGAAGCCAGTCTATTTGCACTTACAATATGTAGTATAAAGCAAGCCAGTGCAGATTACTTTtacaaaacacatttattttgcaAATATGAAGCCCATGAGTGAACAGTTGTTTCGTAACCCATGGCTATTTTGAATATTTTGCCAAAGAATGACAAGAACGCAAAAATGAGAACAGTTTGGGTTTTAATGAGAACAATTCAGGAGTGGTGATGTGTAAAAGTTGACTTCTTTTCTGCATGGCATAGAAAAATGGTATCATTACTTAGTATCAGTTTATGTGCTAAATCTTTTTACACAGAATACAAATTCATGTTAAATGCCAGTAGGCATCAACTTAACATGActtgtaaaatattaaaagtatattgTTAACTCTGTATCTGTTGCTTGTCCTTTGAAATTAGTTATGTACTCTGATCATAGGCGGTTCAGCtgccaaattatttttaaatgatcagAAAAAGAGCTATTTAAACATCTGTCTTAAAACTATCCTGACTTTTTCTTTCCCCCCCTTTGGGAGAATATTCTGGTTGGTAAGTTTATTACCTTTCAAAGTGTGCTCGGCACCTGCCTTATATAGCACAAACATATTGTGCacatctttaaattattttaactggcagaaaataattacattttaagATAAAATTGAGGCTTCTTAGAACAGTTATTCAAACTCTCTTTTAAGACTTATGAAAGTGAATTGAATATaattagcaaaaagaaaaaaggacacaGAATTAATAACATTTTATAGTAATGAAACAACATGGTTTGGTCTTTCCAAGAACAGATTTTCTATATGTAAATACCTTAATCTGTCCTGAATTATGAATGGTGTTAGTGTGTGTTAAGCCCTCCAAATTAAAGCCATTCTTTCTTCTAAACTGAGTTATTACTACTATAACAGTATTTGGCCAAGATTTttcaaataacctttttttttggtaaataaaCTGAACTTTGCTAGAAATTACTTTCTAAATGTGTATCACTGTGGTAGCagggttttggtttatttttgtttttaaggaaaacTTGCTATACAATTTTATGTATAAAGCAAGAGAAAATGAAGGGTACCACAAGAATTAGAATAGAATTTAGAATTAGGTTAATTTTGAAAACTGATGTTGTAACATATGGATTCTGacacccctcccacacacaaaaATGCTGAAGGAATTGAGATCTGTGCAGCTGGGTTAGTTGAAAATAATGGGCATTCTGACTGCTGCTAAGTAGTCACGCACATCCTGGGCCTAGCACATGGCATGGTTTGGTGCAAGGGCACAACACCAAGCCATCTAGTTCAGAAGTGTGGCCATTTTGTAAGCTTCATTATTGAAAGTCTTAAGTACACAATTCACATTTCCCAGGACAGAGTTGTGTCAAAACATTGTACTGTATTATGGGGTGTTGGCTCAGAACATGTGTTAGATGTACATAATAATGCAATCTAACCTTACTTACTTTCACTTTCTTGTTTACATCTGGGggactttgtttttaaaattattttgttaaaaaacaataaagagtTATTGCTTATTATCCACTTTTCTTATGTCTTTtactattttctaaaatattttatttagagaaagagaaagaataaagaggcagataaagagagagagaactggcgcacTAGGGCcgctagcccctgcaaacaaactccaactgcatgcgccaccatgtacatctggcttatgcaggtcctgaggtatcaaatctgagtccttaggctttgcaggcaagcagcttaaccactaagccatctctccaggcccagactTTTGCTGCTTTTATAACTTAACTAAGataataaattttatgtatatatgataaTTTTTGAATGCattagttttattgtttttctggaaagaaatttaaaacttttttctttgttgagagaggggcagatagagagaatgagtgctcccaggccttcagccactgcaaacaaattccaaatacatgagctcccttgtgcatctggctttgtgtgggtcctggggaatcaaacctgggtcctttggttttgcatgcatgcaccttaaccactaagccatctctccaccccatgaaAGGAAATTTCAATAGCTCTTTTATGTACATTTAACAACAAAAATTGTCTTAGGAATTAGGTATAAAGCCAGTGTTTGTAAATAAGCTTAACAAGCAGTATTTTCCAGGTAACTTGATTTGATAATTCTTTGCCTGGAGCCTGCAAAATGTAAACACATAAAAGTGaagcatttttttatttcagaagcCTTTTGGACTGAAATAGGAAAAGTAGAATTAGTCTTATTTGACTACATTTATAAACTGCATTGGGGGCCAGTTTACAATCACTGTAAATTTGCTTATAACTGTGCTCTG contains:
- the Chmp2b gene encoding charged multivesicular body protein 2b, coding for MASLFKKKTVDDVIKEQNRELRGTQRAIIRDRAALEKQEKQLELEIKKMAKIGNKEACRVLAKQLVHLRKQKTRTFAVSSKVTSMSTQTKVMNSQMKMAGAMSTTAKTMQAVNKKMDPQKTLQTMQNFQKENMKMEMTEEMINDTLDDIFDGSDDEEESQDIVNQVLDEIGIEISGKMAKAPSAARSLPSASTSKATISDEEIERQLKALGVD